A genomic region of Parambassis ranga chromosome 7, fParRan2.1, whole genome shotgun sequence contains the following coding sequences:
- the asb8 gene encoding ankyrin repeat and SOCS box protein 8 isoform X2: MAHSSPCTVPAWLLMQTVWSCCWRRGQRCVVNALDGYNRTALHYAAEKDESCVELLLEYGAQPNALDGNKDTPLHWAAFKDNPECVRALLESGACPNARDYNNDTPLSWAAMKGNLESVKVLLDYGAQVHVTNLKGQTPISRLVALLARGLGTEQEEECLDLLCRAAGRFEIRRADGTLPRELSKDPQLLARLTNMVAQAPSLRSLARCAVRQSLGVQFLPTAVKDLPLPETVKDYLLLRD; this comes from the exons ATGGCACACTCAAGCCCTTGCACTGTGCCTGCATGGTTGCTGATGCAGACTGTGTGGAGTTGCTGTTGGAGAAGGGGGCAGAGGTGTGTT GTGAATGCTTTGGATGGCTATAACCGCACAGCACTGCACTATGCAGCGGAGAAGgatgagagctgtgtggagctTTTGTTGGAGTATGGGGCTCAGCCAAATGCCCTGGATGGCAACAAGGACACTCCACTTCACTGGGCTGCCTTCAAAGATAACCCAGAGTGTGTAAGGGCCCTGCTGGAAAGCGGGGCCTGTCCCAATGCCCGGGACTACAACAATGACACACCTTTGAGCTGGGCCGCAATGAAGGGTAACCTAGAGAGTGTCAAAGTGTTATTAGACTACGGAGCTCAGGTTCATGTGACCAACCTGAAGGGTCAGACCCCTATCTCTCGACTGGTGGCACTGTTGGCTCGGGGCCTGGGCACCGAACAGGAGGAAGAGTGCTTAGATCTTCTGTGTCGAGCAGCAGGGCGGTTTGAGATCCGAAGGGCAGACGGCACCCTTCCCAGAGAGCTGAGTAAAGATCCCCAGCTGCTGGCAAGGCTGACCAACATGGTGGCTCAGGCTCCTTCGCTGCGCTCTCTAGCACGATGTGCTGTACGGCAGAGTCTCGGGGTGCAGTTCCTCCCCACTGCTGTTAAAGACCTCCCTTTACCAGAGACCGTCAAAGACTATCTCCTTTTGAGAGACTGA
- the asb8 gene encoding ankyrin repeat and SOCS box protein 8 isoform X1 has translation MSSTMWYIMQSIQSKYSLSERLIRTIAAIRSFPHDNVEDLIRKGADVNRMHGTLKPLHCACMVADADCVELLLEKGAEVNALDGYNRTALHYAAEKDESCVELLLEYGAQPNALDGNKDTPLHWAAFKDNPECVRALLESGACPNARDYNNDTPLSWAAMKGNLESVKVLLDYGAQVHVTNLKGQTPISRLVALLARGLGTEQEEECLDLLCRAAGRFEIRRADGTLPRELSKDPQLLARLTNMVAQAPSLRSLARCAVRQSLGVQFLPTAVKDLPLPETVKDYLLLRD, from the exons ATGAGCTCTACTATGTGGTACATCATGCAAAGCATTCAGAGTAAATACTCCTTGTCTGAGCGGCTCATCCGCACCATCGCAGCCATCCGCTCATTCCCACATGACAACGTGGAGGATCTTATTCGTAAG GGAGCAGATGTAAACCGGATGCATGGCACACTCAAGCCCTTGCACTGTGCCTGCATGGTTGCTGATGCAGACTGTGTGGAGTTGCTGTTGGAGAAGGGGGCAGAG GTGAATGCTTTGGATGGCTATAACCGCACAGCACTGCACTATGCAGCGGAGAAGgatgagagctgtgtggagctTTTGTTGGAGTATGGGGCTCAGCCAAATGCCCTGGATGGCAACAAGGACACTCCACTTCACTGGGCTGCCTTCAAAGATAACCCAGAGTGTGTAAGGGCCCTGCTGGAAAGCGGGGCCTGTCCCAATGCCCGGGACTACAACAATGACACACCTTTGAGCTGGGCCGCAATGAAGGGTAACCTAGAGAGTGTCAAAGTGTTATTAGACTACGGAGCTCAGGTTCATGTGACCAACCTGAAGGGTCAGACCCCTATCTCTCGACTGGTGGCACTGTTGGCTCGGGGCCTGGGCACCGAACAGGAGGAAGAGTGCTTAGATCTTCTGTGTCGAGCAGCAGGGCGGTTTGAGATCCGAAGGGCAGACGGCACCCTTCCCAGAGAGCTGAGTAAAGATCCCCAGCTGCTGGCAAGGCTGACCAACATGGTGGCTCAGGCTCCTTCGCTGCGCTCTCTAGCACGATGTGCTGTACGGCAGAGTCTCGGGGTGCAGTTCCTCCCCACTGCTGTTAAAGACCTCCCTTTACCAGAGACCGTCAAAGACTATCTCCTTTTGAGAGACTGA